In the genome of Flavobacteriales bacterium, one region contains:
- a CDS encoding riboflavin synthase produces MFTGIIKSIGKVVSLQKKQGNLEIGVESDFTEELHVDQSIAHNGVCLTVTRIEAPVYYVEAIAETRAKTNLGYLSPGSRINLERCLMAGDRLDGHFVQGHVDTTAMVENIRDDDGSWVFQFACKKDPAGLLVPKGSVTVNGISLTLVEVTDRSFSVAIIPYTFEHTNLSDLKQGDEVNIEFDVLGKYVRQMLQASGRI; encoded by the coding sequence ATGTTCACAGGCATCATCAAGTCCATTGGCAAGGTTGTGTCCCTGCAAAAGAAACAGGGAAATCTGGAAATCGGTGTGGAAAGTGATTTCACGGAAGAATTGCATGTAGACCAAAGCATCGCCCACAACGGGGTGTGTCTGACGGTAACCCGGATTGAAGCCCCCGTTTACTATGTTGAGGCCATTGCGGAAACACGCGCAAAAACGAACCTTGGATATCTTTCGCCCGGCTCACGCATCAACCTTGAGAGGTGCCTGATGGCCGGGGACCGTTTGGACGGACACTTTGTACAGGGTCATGTGGATACAACAGCCATGGTGGAAAACATCCGGGATGACGACGGTAGCTGGGTTTTTCAGTTCGCATGCAAAAAGGATCCGGCCGGTTTGCTTGTCCCCAAAGGATCCGTCACGGTGAACGGTATCAGCCTCACACTGGTAGAAGTGACTGACCGCTCCTTCTCAGTGGCCATCATCCCATATACCTTTGAGCATACCAACCTCTCCGATCTGAAGCAGGGAGATGAGGTGAACATTGAGTTCGATGTGTTGGGCAAATACGTACGCCAGATGCTGCAGGCGTCCGGAAGGATTTGA
- a CDS encoding gliding motility-associated C-terminal domain-containing protein, protein MKRLLFAVLILFASPHLSLATHIIGGELNYRCLGGNLYEIHLRVYRDCYYGDPDFDDPAAVGVFSANNNLITTVYIPFDTKQKLDPTFNQANPCVKIPANVCVEATEYVTTVTLPAIAGGYQLTYQRCCRNQTVVNLQNPNNVGATYYAVIPPKSMATCNSNPVFKAWPPIFVCRNMDINFDHSATDADGDSIAYHLCKPFDGASFSIPKPTVPSAPPYSYIPWINPYTTNDPLGGVPLNIDPKTGWLTGSPNKVGQFVVGVCADEYRNGTLISTTKRDFQFNVLDCEPDVTAGALGLTTNCVNHTVQFWNTSTGATNYFWNFGDPTTLADTSLLVNPTYNYPNSGPFTVTLIAYSPNGDACNDTITNLVTVVDSCRPCSMTLNAVKTDASCRATAGCNPGPPVVTVCGGFPTDTLWAQEQIVVVNGACARVKSYTLYSSCLSGNSSSSVNGVCTCKCDGQTLPNSTYTKTDTTWIGGTLGTANVTPSGGQAPYSYQWSNGKTTNSISGLDAGTYCVSVVDATGLCADEICLHVAGGGNMTLNLTSTPISNCGLKDGSVTTSPSGGTAPYTYLWSPGGQTTASISNLGPGTYTVVVTDKDSCSTVDQITLVSPSVVTPNLTSSSANCANGNDGSITVTNSGGTGPYTYAWSPGGYTTQNPTGLTSGYYKVTVTDANGCQGIAGISVTEPTPITATTSMTDATCFGDASGTATVTASGGTAPYTYAWITSPVQTLNTATGLTAGTYTVIITDSKGCKDTTSVTVGEPFPVTPEATNTTQSGCVGSVLGSASVQISGGSAPFQYLWCNGQTTASVTGLTVGVCGITVTDANGCQGMTDVDIIYPPKVTASTIAQDLLCHGGGLGAITVNISGGRPGYTYTWSPGGYTTQNIIGIVPGTYYVTVTDADGCSDTTSATVSQPTALQPTISNTGTSCTGASDGTATVSVTGGTPGYLYQWDTSTGNQTTAAATGLSAGIYTVRITDSNGCDTVLATTVLDGSAPPNAKFKYTPQLQCDGVTYALTNTSTNATNYHWILEDGSTTNLSNTHVTLPYGDKDYVITLIASNGSLCSDTEVVTLNPGPLNLNITPPNVFTPNHDGTNDCFYIPLVAGLDNCGELLVFNRWGVRIYDNQFGICWDGKTDTGNDAPEGTYYWIFKMGDQIDMNGWVALVRNP, encoded by the coding sequence ATGAAAAGACTGCTATTCGCGGTGCTGATTTTGTTCGCAAGCCCCCATCTTTCGCTGGCCACCCATATCATTGGCGGAGAACTGAATTACCGCTGCCTGGGAGGCAATCTTTACGAGATTCATTTGCGGGTATACCGTGACTGCTACTATGGCGATCCCGATTTCGATGATCCGGCAGCCGTAGGTGTTTTTAGCGCCAACAACAATTTGATCACCACTGTATACATTCCCTTTGATACCAAGCAAAAACTCGACCCTACATTCAACCAGGCCAACCCTTGTGTGAAGATCCCGGCGAATGTATGCGTGGAAGCAACGGAGTATGTCACTACCGTTACCCTTCCGGCCATTGCAGGCGGTTATCAACTGACCTACCAGCGTTGTTGCCGCAACCAAACCGTTGTGAACCTGCAAAACCCGAACAACGTGGGCGCCACCTACTACGCGGTGATCCCGCCCAAAAGCATGGCCACCTGCAATTCCAACCCGGTTTTCAAAGCATGGCCGCCGATTTTTGTTTGCCGGAATATGGACATCAATTTCGACCATTCGGCCACCGATGCCGACGGCGACTCCATCGCTTATCATCTCTGCAAGCCTTTTGACGGCGCTTCCTTCAGCATTCCCAAGCCAACCGTTCCGAGTGCTCCCCCGTATTCTTATATCCCCTGGATAAATCCATATACCACCAACGACCCCCTGGGTGGCGTACCCCTGAACATTGACCCCAAGACTGGCTGGCTGACCGGATCACCCAATAAGGTAGGCCAATTCGTAGTGGGGGTCTGTGCCGATGAATACCGCAACGGAACCCTTATCAGCACCACCAAACGTGATTTCCAGTTCAATGTATTGGACTGCGAACCGGACGTAACCGCCGGCGCATTGGGTTTAACCACCAACTGTGTGAACCATACAGTGCAGTTCTGGAATACTTCCACAGGCGCTACAAACTATTTCTGGAATTTCGGAGACCCCACCACATTGGCGGATACCTCTTTATTGGTTAATCCCACCTATAACTATCCCAATTCCGGCCCGTTTACCGTCACCCTGATCGCGTATTCTCCGAATGGCGACGCATGCAATGACACCATTACCAACCTGGTTACCGTGGTGGATTCCTGCAGACCGTGCTCCATGACGCTTAATGCAGTTAAAACCGATGCAAGCTGCCGCGCAACCGCAGGATGCAATCCGGGACCTCCGGTGGTAACTGTTTGCGGAGGATTTCCCACTGACACATTGTGGGCTCAGGAACAAATTGTTGTGGTTAACGGAGCCTGCGCACGGGTCAAATCCTATACCCTGTACAGCAGTTGTTTATCGGGAAATTCTTCGAGTAGTGTGAATGGCGTTTGTACCTGCAAATGTGATGGACAGACATTGCCCAACTCAACATACACCAAGACAGATACCACGTGGATAGGCGGTACGCTAGGGACGGCCAACGTTACCCCGAGCGGAGGACAAGCACCCTATTCCTATCAGTGGTCAAATGGAAAAACAACCAATAGCATATCCGGTCTGGATGCAGGAACCTATTGCGTATCGGTTGTAGATGCCACCGGTTTATGCGCAGATGAGATTTGCTTACATGTAGCAGGCGGTGGCAACATGACCCTGAACCTGACCAGCACACCCATCTCCAATTGCGGACTCAAAGACGGTTCTGTCACCACCAGTCCGAGCGGTGGTACCGCCCCCTACACATACCTCTGGTCGCCTGGCGGACAAACCACCGCCTCTATCTCCAACTTAGGCCCCGGCACCTATACTGTGGTGGTTACGGATAAAGATAGTTGTTCAACGGTAGACCAGATCACGTTGGTGAGTCCGAGTGTTGTAACACCCAACCTCACCAGTTCTTCTGCGAACTGCGCGAATGGGAACGATGGAAGCATTACCGTCACCAACTCTGGCGGAACAGGACCCTATACCTACGCGTGGAGCCCAGGTGGATACACCACCCAAAATCCCACAGGTCTCACTTCCGGATACTACAAGGTAACTGTTACCGACGCCAATGGATGCCAGGGCATAGCCGGCATCAGCGTTACAGAACCAACACCCATTACGGCTACCACATCGATGACCGATGCCACCTGCTTTGGTGATGCAAGCGGCACAGCAACGGTGACCGCATCCGGTGGCACCGCTCCTTATACCTATGCATGGATTACTTCTCCGGTACAAACGCTGAATACAGCTACCGGCCTGACTGCAGGTACCTATACAGTCATTATTACGGATAGCAAAGGCTGTAAGGATACCACTTCCGTGACCGTTGGCGAACCTTTCCCTGTGACACCCGAAGCCACCAACACCACACAATCCGGTTGTGTGGGATCTGTGCTGGGTAGCGCATCCGTGCAGATATCCGGTGGTAGTGCACCTTTCCAGTACCTCTGGTGCAATGGACAAACAACCGCTTCCGTAACCGGTCTTACTGTCGGAGTTTGCGGCATCACGGTGACCGATGCCAATGGGTGTCAGGGCATGACAGATGTAGATATCATCTATCCTCCGAAAGTCACTGCTTCCACCATCGCTCAAGACCTGCTTTGCCATGGCGGAGGACTGGGTGCCATTACTGTAAATATTTCCGGCGGACGTCCCGGCTATACATACACTTGGAGTCCGGGTGGCTACACCACACAAAACATCATCGGTATCGTGCCCGGCACGTACTATGTGACGGTGACCGATGCAGACGGTTGCTCGGACACTACTTCGGCTACAGTTAGCCAACCCACGGCGCTCCAGCCCACGATTTCCAATACCGGAACCTCATGCACCGGTGCGTCCGACGGAACTGCAACGGTGTCGGTTACCGGTGGTACTCCCGGCTATCTCTATCAATGGGATACCAGTACAGGCAACCAAACCACCGCAGCGGCAACAGGTCTCAGTGCAGGCATATATACCGTACGTATCACCGACAGCAACGGATGCGACACCGTTCTTGCCACCACCGTTCTTGACGGCAGCGCACCTCCGAACGCCAAGTTCAAGTACACGCCCCAGCTGCAATGTGACGGCGTGACCTACGCCCTCACCAACACCAGCACCAACGCTACCAACTACCATTGGATCCTGGAAGATGGCTCAACCACCAACCTCTCCAACACACATGTTACATTGCCGTATGGAGACAAGGATTATGTAATCACCCTGATCGCCTCCAACGGCAGCTTGTGTTCCGATACCGAAGTGGTGACCCTCAACCCGGGCCCCCTCAACCTGAACATCACGCCACCGAACGTATTTACACCCAACCACGACGGAACCAATGACTGTTTCTATATTCCGCTTGTGGCCGGACTGGATAACTGCGGCGAGTTACTGGTATTCAACCGTTGGGGTGTTCGTATCTACGACAACCAATTCGGGATTTGCTGGGACGGTAAAACCGATACCGGCAACGATGCCCCGGAAGGTACCTATTACTGGATTTTCAAAATGGGTGACCAGATTGATATGAACGGATGGGTGGCCCTTGTGAGAAACCCCTGA
- the metF gene encoding methylenetetrahydrofolate reductase [NAD(P)H] — MKVIDHLKEAKSTLFSFEILPPLKGKSIGSLFEGIDPLIEFGPRFINVTYHREEYVYKKRERGFLEKVSIRKRPGTVGICAAIMNKYHVDAVPHLICGGFSKEETENALIDLQFLGIDNVLALRGDPIKTESTFIPEENGHAHAVDLVRHIVDLNTGKYLDDEIQDATSSAFCIGVAGYPEKHFEALNLQTDLKYLKEKIEAGADYIVTQMFFDTKKYFNFVDMCRNAGITAPIIPGLKPITTLKHIQFLPKTFHIDIPVELANELEKCSTDAEVSRVGIEWGIQQSKELIKGGVPCIHYYTMGKSESVRAIAAEVF, encoded by the coding sequence ATGAAAGTAATCGACCACCTGAAAGAAGCGAAATCAACCCTTTTTTCCTTTGAAATATTACCGCCCCTGAAGGGCAAAAGCATAGGATCTCTGTTCGAGGGCATTGATCCGCTGATAGAGTTCGGGCCCAGGTTCATCAATGTGACATACCACAGGGAAGAGTATGTGTACAAGAAGCGTGAGCGGGGTTTTCTCGAGAAAGTTTCCATCCGCAAACGACCCGGTACAGTTGGCATATGTGCAGCCATCATGAACAAGTATCATGTGGATGCGGTTCCTCACCTGATTTGCGGCGGTTTTTCCAAGGAGGAAACAGAGAATGCCCTGATTGATCTGCAATTCCTGGGTATAGATAATGTGCTGGCGTTACGCGGAGATCCAATCAAAACCGAAAGCACTTTCATTCCGGAGGAAAACGGACATGCGCATGCGGTAGACCTCGTGCGCCATATTGTAGACCTGAATACCGGCAAGTATTTGGATGATGAAATTCAGGATGCCACTTCCTCGGCGTTTTGTATCGGCGTTGCCGGTTACCCGGAAAAGCATTTCGAGGCATTGAATCTCCAGACGGATCTGAAGTACCTGAAGGAAAAGATTGAAGCGGGTGCGGATTACATCGTAACCCAGATGTTCTTCGACACGAAGAAATATTTCAATTTCGTGGACATGTGCCGCAATGCGGGAATCACCGCACCTATCATTCCCGGCTTGAAACCCATCACTACCCTCAAGCATATCCAATTTCTGCCGAAGACATTTCACATCGACATCCCGGTGGAGCTTGCCAATGAACTGGAAAAATGCTCAACCGATGCCGAAGTCAGTCGGGTGGGTATTGAGTGGGGCATCCAGCAATCAAAGGAGTTGATCAAAGGCGGCGTGCCTTGCATTCACTATTATACCATGGGTAAATCGGAAAGTGTGCGCGCGATTGCAGCTGAAGTTTTCTGA
- a CDS encoding gliding motility-associated C-terminal domain-containing protein has translation MKRFLPIIFALLASALPAMATHNRAGEITYRQISKNPPTFEFTILTYTKSSSQADRKELELNYGDGKVDTVPRIKIVPLPDDMQRNEYVARHTFNGGGVYIISVTDPNRNASIVNIPNSIDVVFYIETMMTISPFLGYNNSPVLLNPPVDNAALNQIFIHNPNAWDVDGDSLAYHLITCKQEGGLNIPGYTLPSQHPPGPANQVSLDEITGDFVWDSPKLKGEYNVAILIEEWRKGVRIGYVLRDMQIDVYDQNNNAPDIQAIPDYCVMAGDSIRFKVTATDPDIGQHVTLSGTGGPLEVSSDPADFPQPFTGVGTVSSTFTWATNCDHIRKEFYEMVFKAEDDFGKQHLVDMESVLIRIIGPPAQNLTAVPFGNTMVLDWNPPRCGNATGYKIYRRIGCANFVPDTCKPGIDPSSGFVLIGSVDASTFTFTDDNGGLGLSHGKTYSYVVVAMYPNETNGLASSQVCMQLKKDVPIITHVDVRKTDPSNGEVYLQWSMPTELDTIKFPGPYTYRIYGNSGFYENNPALIGIENALTDTFSVHLGVNTVDDANTYRIDLYNGPSGSETYLGSTQAASSIFLTLDGSDNALQLTWQENVPWTNKKYVVHKWDGSQFVAIDTVTTQSYKQTGLTNGQDYCYKIEGIGTYGTVGIADPLNNFSQEVCAAPIDTVPPCSPKLTVHSNCDNAENLLNWSYPAKCDKEVIAYKIYYATGEDGPFSLLDTYPVNGPVDSEYVHANLPTMSGCYAVTALDSSMNESEMVPVCVDTSCTEYVLPNVFTPNGDTYNDQYRPFPYRFVDKVHMQVFNRWGTRIFETSDPDIKWNGKIQGSGNPCSEGVYYYVCEVYRKSLQGPQLVTVLTGYIQLIGAPKPSTK, from the coding sequence ATGAAACGATTTCTACCCATTATTTTCGCACTTCTTGCCAGTGCCCTGCCAGCCATGGCAACGCACAACCGCGCGGGTGAAATCACATACCGGCAAATTTCCAAGAACCCTCCCACCTTCGAATTCACCATCCTCACCTATACCAAAAGTTCCAGCCAGGCCGACAGGAAAGAACTGGAACTTAATTACGGGGACGGAAAAGTTGATACCGTACCGCGTATCAAGATCGTACCCTTGCCTGACGATATGCAACGAAACGAATACGTGGCCAGGCATACTTTCAATGGAGGCGGTGTGTACATCATTTCGGTAACCGACCCGAACCGAAACGCCAGCATTGTTAACATCCCCAATTCAATCGATGTGGTTTTTTACATCGAAACGATGATGACCATCAGCCCCTTCCTCGGCTATAACAACAGTCCGGTGCTGCTGAACCCACCGGTAGACAATGCGGCCCTGAACCAGATATTTATTCATAACCCCAATGCTTGGGATGTGGACGGAGACAGCCTGGCTTATCACCTCATCACCTGCAAACAGGAAGGTGGCCTGAACATTCCCGGTTATACATTACCAAGCCAACATCCTCCCGGGCCTGCCAACCAGGTTTCCCTGGACGAGATCACGGGCGACTTTGTATGGGACAGCCCGAAACTGAAAGGTGAGTACAACGTGGCCATCCTGATCGAAGAATGGAGAAAAGGGGTTCGGATCGGGTATGTGCTCAGGGACATGCAGATTGATGTCTACGACCAGAACAACAACGCACCCGATATCCAGGCCATTCCCGACTATTGTGTGATGGCCGGTGATTCCATCCGCTTTAAAGTTACCGCTACCGACCCGGATATCGGACAACATGTGACGCTTTCCGGCACCGGCGGTCCACTGGAAGTCTCGTCGGATCCCGCCGACTTTCCCCAACCCTTTACCGGTGTGGGAACCGTTTCCTCCACCTTTACATGGGCCACGAACTGCGACCACATCCGCAAGGAGTTTTATGAAATGGTATTCAAAGCGGAAGATGATTTCGGCAAACAGCACCTGGTGGACATGGAATCTGTACTGATCAGGATCATCGGGCCACCCGCGCAGAACCTCACCGCGGTTCCATTCGGGAACACCATGGTGCTTGACTGGAACCCGCCCAGGTGTGGCAATGCCACGGGTTACAAGATCTATCGCCGGATAGGTTGCGCGAATTTCGTGCCCGATACCTGCAAGCCCGGCATTGATCCTTCTTCCGGGTTTGTTCTCATAGGTAGCGTGGATGCGAGCACCTTCACCTTCACGGATGACAATGGCGGTCTGGGACTGTCACATGGAAAAACTTACAGCTATGTGGTGGTAGCCATGTACCCGAATGAAACCAACGGTCTTGCGTCCTCGCAGGTTTGCATGCAGCTGAAGAAAGATGTTCCCATCATCACCCATGTTGATGTAAGGAAAACGGACCCTTCAAACGGCGAGGTGTACCTGCAATGGTCGATGCCCACCGAATTGGATACGATCAAATTCCCCGGTCCTTATACCTATCGTATTTACGGCAATAGCGGATTTTATGAAAACAACCCGGCACTGATCGGGATCGAGAATGCATTGACAGATACTTTTTCGGTACACCTGGGTGTAAATACGGTGGATGACGCCAACACGTACAGGATTGATCTGTACAACGGACCCAGCGGCAGCGAGACCTATCTCGGAAGCACGCAGGCAGCATCATCCATATTCCTTACCCTTGACGGTTCCGACAATGCACTTCAACTGACGTGGCAGGAAAATGTACCCTGGACCAACAAGAAATATGTCGTACACAAATGGGACGGAAGTCAGTTCGTAGCGATTGACACCGTCACCACCCAGTCCTACAAGCAAACCGGACTGACCAACGGGCAGGACTATTGTTACAAGATCGAGGGAATCGGCACATATGGTACGGTCGGAATTGCAGACCCGCTGAATAACTTCTCCCAGGAGGTTTGTGCAGCACCCATTGATACGGTGCCCCCTTGCAGTCCGAAACTGACGGTGCACAGCAACTGCGACAATGCCGAGAACCTGTTGAACTGGTCCTATCCTGCCAAATGCGACAAAGAGGTGATCGCTTATAAAATTTACTATGCCACCGGAGAGGACGGACCTTTCAGCCTGCTGGATACATATCCGGTAAACGGTCCGGTTGATTCCGAGTACGTACACGCCAACCTGCCCACCATGTCGGGTTGTTATGCGGTAACCGCCCTTGATTCTTCCATGAACGAAAGTGAAATGGTACCGGTTTGCGTAGACACAAGCTGCACGGAGTATGTGCTCCCGAACGTATTCACTCCCAACGGAGATACATACAACGATCAGTACCGGCCCTTCCCGTATCGCTTTGTTGACAAGGTTCACATGCAGGTCTTCAACCGTTGGGGCACACGTATCTTTGAAACGAGTGATCCTGATATCAAGTGGAACGGCAAGATCCAGGGCAGTGGCAACCCCTGCTCGGAAGGCGTGTATTACTATGTGTGCGAAGTATACCGTAAATCACTCCAGGGGCCTCAGCTGGTAACTGTCTTAACAGGATACATCCAGTTGATCGGCGCGCCCAAACCTTCCACCAAATAA
- the lepA gene encoding elongation factor 4, with amino-acid sequence MKQFRNFCIIAHIDHGKSTLADRLLEYTNTVSKKDLQAQVLDNMDLERERGITIKSHAIQMNYELDGEKYVLNLIDTPGHVDFSYEVSRSIAACEGALLVVDAAQGIQAQTISNLYLALEHDLEIIPVLNKIDLPGANPEAVSDQIIDLLGCKEEEILHASGKTGVGVHDILKAIVHRIPHPKGDPEAPLQALIFDSVFNSYRGIIAYFRIYNGKINKNDQVKFVNTGKRYLADEIGVLRLGMESRQNISAGDVGYIISGIKDAREVKVGDTITQVERPCKEAIKGFEDVKPMVFAGIYPVDSEDYEELRASIEKLQLNDASLTFEPESSAALGFGFRCGFLGLLHMEIIQERLEREFNMSVITTVPNVSYFAYTKKGEKLLLNNPSDLPDPTVLDYIEEPYISAQVITMAEYTGAIMSLCIDKRGVLKNQVYITTDRVELSFDMPLSEIIFDFYDKLKSISKGYASFDYQPLEYRQSKLVRLDIRLNSEPVDALSALIHTDHAYSFGRRMCEKLKELLPRQQFEIAIQASIGAKIIARETVRALRKDVTAKCYGGDISRKRKLLEKQKKGKKRMRQVGNVEVPQQAFLAVLKLD; translated from the coding sequence ATGAAACAGTTTCGCAACTTTTGCATCATCGCCCATATCGACCACGGGAAGAGCACGCTGGCAGACCGGTTATTGGAGTATACCAACACTGTTTCTAAAAAAGATTTGCAAGCCCAGGTCCTCGACAACATGGACCTCGAACGGGAAAGAGGCATCACCATCAAGAGCCACGCCATCCAGATGAACTACGAACTGGACGGTGAGAAATACGTGCTCAACCTCATCGATACCCCGGGTCACGTGGACTTTTCCTACGAAGTATCGCGCTCCATCGCAGCCTGCGAAGGTGCATTGCTGGTGGTGGATGCCGCACAGGGCATTCAGGCACAAACCATATCCAACCTCTACCTGGCACTGGAACACGACCTGGAGATCATTCCCGTACTAAACAAGATCGACCTGCCCGGTGCAAATCCCGAAGCGGTAAGTGACCAGATCATTGACCTGCTGGGTTGTAAAGAGGAAGAGATTCTCCACGCCAGTGGCAAAACCGGCGTAGGTGTGCATGACATCCTGAAGGCGATCGTACATCGCATCCCTCACCCCAAAGGAGACCCGGAAGCACCCCTTCAGGCGCTTATCTTCGACTCGGTATTCAATTCCTACCGCGGTATCATCGCTTACTTCCGGATTTACAACGGAAAGATCAACAAGAACGACCAGGTTAAATTCGTGAACACGGGTAAACGTTACCTGGCCGACGAGATCGGGGTGCTGCGCCTGGGCATGGAAAGCCGCCAAAACATCTCCGCAGGCGATGTGGGCTATATCATTTCAGGTATCAAGGATGCACGCGAAGTAAAGGTGGGAGATACCATCACACAGGTAGAACGCCCGTGCAAGGAAGCCATCAAGGGGTTTGAGGATGTAAAACCAATGGTATTCGCAGGTATCTATCCGGTCGACAGTGAGGATTATGAAGAGTTGCGTGCATCCATCGAAAAACTCCAGCTGAACGATGCTTCCCTGACATTCGAACCGGAATCTTCCGCCGCGCTGGGCTTCGGTTTTCGTTGCGGATTCCTCGGCCTCCTGCACATGGAGATCATCCAGGAACGCCTCGAACGCGAATTCAACATGTCGGTGATCACCACCGTTCCCAACGTATCTTATTTTGCCTATACCAAGAAGGGAGAAAAGCTGCTGCTCAACAACCCTTCCGATCTGCCCGATCCCACTGTGCTCGACTACATCGAAGAACCTTACATTTCTGCGCAGGTGATCACCATGGCCGAATACACCGGCGCCATCATGAGCCTGTGCATCGACAAACGCGGCGTGCTCAAGAACCAGGTGTACATCACTACCGACCGCGTGGAACTCAGCTTTGACATGCCGTTGAGTGAAATTATTTTCGACTTCTACGACAAGCTAAAAAGCATCTCCAAGGGATATGCATCGTTCGATTACCAACCCCTGGAATACCGCCAGTCCAAACTGGTACGCCTCGATATCCGCCTCAACAGCGAACCCGTGGATGCCTTATCCGCACTCATTCATACCGATCATGCTTATTCTTTTGGAAGACGGATGTGTGAAAAACTGAAGGAACTGCTTCCCCGACAACAGTTCGAGATTGCCATCCAGGCTTCCATCGGCGCCAAGATCATCGCACGTGAAACGGTCAGGGCGTTGAGAAAAGACGTGACCGCCAAATGTTACGGCGGTGATATCTCCCGGAAACGGAAACTGCTTGAAAAACAAAAGAAGGGGAAAAAACGCATGCGCCAGGTGGGCAATGTGGAAGTGCCCCAGCAGGCCTTCCTTGCCGTGCTGAAACTGGATTGA
- the mqnC gene encoding dehypoxanthine futalosine cyclase — protein MDKIPQLLNKALNLEFLTAEEGQHLFEHASTPELMHTGHMIRRKKVPGNNVTWIIDRNVNTTNVCVANCKFCNFYRIPGHPESYITDIDTYKRKIEETFRYGGEQLLLQGGHHPELGLAYYTDLFRTLKSLYPNLKLHALGPPEVAHICKLENKSHKEVLEALIESGLDSLPGAGAEILTDRVRRLVSNGKCSAKEWLDIMREAHRQHLTTSATMMFAHEETIEERFEHLILLREVQAEKPADAKGFLAFIPWTFQDDGTLLKKVRGVINSSSAEEYLRMVAICRIMLPNITNIQASWLTAGKQTAQLALYAGANDFGSIMIEENVVSAAGAPHRFTAQGIQQAILEAGFEPRLRNQQYEFREIPETMEEQVITY, from the coding sequence ATGGATAAAATCCCACAACTGCTCAACAAAGCACTGAACCTTGAGTTCCTTACCGCCGAAGAAGGTCAACACCTTTTTGAGCATGCCAGCACACCGGAACTGATGCACACCGGACATATGATCCGCCGCAAGAAAGTTCCCGGTAACAACGTGACCTGGATCATCGACCGGAATGTGAACACCACCAACGTATGCGTGGCCAACTGCAAATTCTGCAATTTCTATCGCATACCCGGACACCCGGAATCCTACATCACCGACATTGACACATATAAACGCAAGATCGAAGAAACCTTCCGGTACGGCGGCGAACAATTGTTGCTCCAGGGGGGGCATCATCCGGAACTGGGTCTTGCCTATTACACCGATCTGTTCCGGACCCTAAAATCGTTGTATCCCAACCTGAAACTGCACGCACTCGGACCGCCGGAAGTAGCGCATATCTGCAAACTTGAGAACAAGTCCCACAAAGAAGTACTGGAAGCCCTGATCGAATCCGGGCTTGATTCTCTGCCGGGTGCCGGTGCTGAGATCCTGACCGATCGCGTGCGCAGGCTCGTATCCAATGGCAAATGCAGTGCAAAGGAATGGCTGGATATCATGAGGGAAGCTCACCGTCAGCACCTCACCACTTCGGCCACCATGATGTTCGCCCACGAAGAAACCATTGAAGAACGTTTTGAGCACCTGATCCTGCTCAGGGAAGTACAGGCAGAGAAACCGGCAGACGCCAAAGGTTTCCTTGCCTTCATCCCCTGGACGTTTCAGGATGACGGCACCCTTCTTAAAAAGGTGAGGGGTGTGATCAATTCCTCATCGGCTGAAGAGTACCTGCGCATGGTCGCCATCTGCCGCATCATGTTGCCCAACATTACCAACATACAGGCATCGTGGCTCACAGCAGGTAAGCAAACGGCGCAGCTGGCGCTCTATGCCGGCGCCAATGACTTCGGTTCGATCATGATCGAGGAAAACGTGGTTTCGGCGGCAGGCGCACCCCACCGGTTCACCGCACAGGGCATTCAGCAAGCGATCCTTGAAGCCGGATTCGAACCCAGGCTGCGGAACCAACAATATGAATTCAGGGAGATACCCGAAACCATGGAAGAACAAGTGATCACATATTAA